Proteins from a genomic interval of Halarsenatibacter silvermanii:
- the recA gene encoding recombinase RecA: protein MAEEEKEKALEKAVKDIEKQFGNGAIMKLGESKSLDVDSIPTGALPLDVALGVGGIPRGRITELYGNESSGKTTLGLHIIAEAQKNGGIAAFIDAEHALDPRYAENLGVNIDDLLISQPDNGEEALEIAEALVRSNAIDVIILDSVAALVPQAELEGEMGDSHVGLQARLMSQALRKLSGAISKSKTAIVFINQIREKIGVMFGNPETTPGGRALKFYSSVRIEIRRSQTIKEDKEIIGSHARVKVVKNKVAAPFREAEFDIMYGEGISQEGCVLDMGVDLDIIERAGAWYSYGEVRLGQGRENSKEFLSENPEIMEEIQEKIRVKTGLAESEEETEEEVDTEEDDES, encoded by the coding sequence TGAGGAAGAAAAAGAAAAAGCGCTGGAAAAAGCAGTCAAAGATATTGAAAAACAGTTTGGAAACGGTGCCATAATGAAATTGGGTGAGTCGAAATCTTTAGATGTAGATAGCATTCCTACCGGAGCCCTGCCGCTGGACGTGGCTCTCGGTGTAGGGGGAATACCCAGGGGTAGGATTACAGAATTATATGGTAATGAATCCTCTGGAAAGACGACTCTGGGTCTTCATATTATAGCTGAAGCTCAAAAAAATGGAGGCATAGCTGCTTTTATAGATGCCGAACACGCCCTGGATCCTCGCTATGCCGAAAATCTCGGAGTCAACATAGATGATTTATTGATTTCACAGCCCGACAACGGGGAAGAAGCGCTTGAAATTGCTGAAGCTCTGGTAAGAAGCAACGCTATAGATGTTATTATTCTGGACTCTGTGGCCGCGCTTGTACCGCAGGCCGAACTCGAAGGTGAAATGGGCGATTCGCACGTGGGTCTACAGGCCCGGCTGATGTCTCAGGCTCTGCGTAAATTATCGGGAGCTATCAGCAAGTCCAAAACAGCCATAGTATTTATCAATCAGATAAGGGAAAAAATAGGGGTTATGTTCGGCAACCCGGAGACGACTCCAGGAGGTAGAGCACTAAAATTTTATTCTTCCGTCAGAATTGAGATACGACGTTCTCAGACGATCAAGGAAGATAAAGAAATAATAGGCTCACATGCCAGAGTAAAGGTTGTAAAAAATAAAGTTGCTGCCCCCTTTAGAGAAGCCGAATTTGATATCATGTACGGCGAAGGGATATCACAAGAAGGCTGTGTACTCGACATGGGAGTTGATCTGGATATCATTGAAAGAGCGGGGGCCTGGTATTCCTATGGCGAAGTCAGGCTGGGACAGGGCCGTGAAAATTCCAAGGAGTTTTTGAGTGAAAATCCGGAGATAATGGAAGAAATTCAGGAAAAAATCAGAGTCAAAACCGGTCTTGCGGAGTCAGAGGAAGAAACAGAAGAAGAGGTGGATACAGAAGAAGATGACGAAAGCTGA
- a CDS encoding regulatory protein RecX, translating to MTKAEIKKKALDLLARREHSRQELREKLLRREFSISEIEEVLEELESENYLNDSRFAEEWIRSRKKNKPRGKNLIKAELLDKGVEREIVEARLADNVSRSEERKMARELAEKWLRKKSSQDYETREKKYKLTGYLSRKGFSRGITRDLVEELIAE from the coding sequence ATGACGAAAGCTGAGATAAAAAAGAAAGCTTTGGATCTGCTGGCTCGCAGAGAACATTCCCGACAGGAGCTTCGGGAAAAATTGCTCCGTCGGGAATTTAGTATTTCAGAAATAGAGGAAGTGCTCGAAGAATTGGAGTCTGAAAATTATCTAAACGATTCGCGATTTGCCGAAGAATGGATCAGAAGCAGAAAGAAAAATAAGCCCAGGGGTAAAAATTTGATAAAAGCTGAATTACTCGATAAGGGAGTCGAGCGAGAAATTGTCGAAGCCAGGCTGGCAGATAATGTTTCCCGCAGTGAAGAAAGAAAAATGGCCAGAGAGCTGGCAGAAAAATGGCTGCGAAAAAAGTCAAGCCAGGATTACGAAACCAGAGAAAAAAAATACAAGCTGACAGGTTATTTGAGCAGAAAAGGTTTTTCCCGGGGTATAACCAGAGATCTGGTGGAAGAGTTAATTGCAGAATAA
- the rny gene encoding ribonuclease Y — protein sequence MEVDKIYELIYWGVFRFLPVIGVLAGLIGGYFIRKYIAEARIQSAEKEAEKIKQDAKREAESTKKEIILEAKEEAHTFKEEANNEIQERRAELQKLENRLVKKEDALDKKEEKLETKESNLEQWEKQLAKEEEEIETIKEKQKQKLEEVAGMNEEEARNYLLSKQEEKLEHEYARKINEKEAELREKADKKAREIISIAIQQCAADHVTENTVSVVDLPSDDMKGRIIGREGRNIRAFESLTGVDLIIDDTPEAVVISGFDPMRREVARIALEKLIVDGRIHPARIEEMVEKAEDELDNHIREIGEEATFDSGVHGLHAELIKNLGKLKFRTSYGQNVLQHSLEVSQLAGIMASELNADVNVARRAGLLHDIGKAIDHEVEGPHIDIGLNLLEKYGENKDSVLHAVEAHHGDIEFKSVEAVLVAAGDAISAARPGARKETLESYIKRLEELEDLGKSFDGVKNSYAIQAGREIRVIVESEKIDDAEASKISRDLSGEIEENLDYPGQIKVVVIREQRAVEYAK from the coding sequence CTGGAGGTGGATAAAATTTATGAATTGATCTACTGGGGGGTTTTTAGATTCCTCCCTGTGATAGGTGTTTTAGCCGGCCTTATCGGCGGCTATTTCATCAGAAAATATATTGCGGAAGCCAGAATCCAATCGGCTGAAAAAGAGGCCGAAAAAATTAAACAGGATGCCAAGAGAGAAGCTGAATCTACGAAAAAAGAAATAATTCTGGAAGCAAAAGAAGAAGCTCACACTTTTAAGGAAGAGGCCAATAACGAGATTCAGGAGAGAAGAGCTGAGCTGCAAAAACTGGAAAATAGACTTGTTAAAAAAGAAGATGCACTGGACAAAAAAGAAGAAAAGCTGGAAACCAAGGAAAGCAATCTGGAACAATGGGAAAAACAGCTCGCTAAAGAAGAAGAGGAAATTGAAACGATAAAAGAAAAACAGAAGCAAAAGCTGGAAGAAGTTGCTGGCATGAATGAAGAGGAAGCTCGCAATTATCTTCTCTCCAAGCAGGAAGAAAAACTTGAACACGAATACGCCAGAAAAATAAATGAAAAAGAAGCTGAACTGAGAGAAAAAGCGGATAAAAAAGCCAGGGAAATCATTTCGATAGCAATACAGCAATGTGCTGCTGACCATGTAACTGAAAATACGGTTTCGGTGGTTGATCTTCCCAGTGATGATATGAAGGGAAGGATTATCGGTAGAGAGGGAAGAAATATCAGAGCCTTTGAAAGCCTGACCGGAGTGGATCTGATAATAGATGATACCCCGGAAGCAGTTGTGATTTCCGGCTTCGATCCGATGAGAAGAGAAGTTGCCCGTATAGCTCTGGAAAAGCTTATAGTAGATGGAAGAATTCATCCCGCCCGCATTGAAGAAATGGTCGAAAAAGCTGAAGATGAGCTGGATAATCATATCCGTGAAATTGGCGAGGAGGCAACTTTTGACAGCGGAGTTCATGGTCTGCATGCTGAATTGATTAAAAACCTGGGGAAGCTCAAGTTCAGAACCAGCTATGGTCAAAACGTGCTACAGCATTCTCTGGAAGTTTCACAGCTTGCCGGAATTATGGCTTCTGAGCTAAACGCAGATGTTAATGTAGCCCGCAGGGCCGGGCTGCTGCATGATATCGGCAAAGCCATAGACCATGAAGTGGAAGGCCCCCACATAGATATAGGTCTCAATCTGCTTGAAAAATACGGCGAGAACAAGGATTCAGTTCTGCATGCCGTAGAAGCTCATCATGGAGATATAGAGTTCAAATCGGTGGAGGCCGTGCTGGTCGCTGCCGGTGATGCTATTTCCGCTGCTCGACCGGGTGCCCGCAAGGAAACCCTGGAATCTTATATTAAGAGACTGGAAGAGCTTGAAGATCTGGGCAAGTCATTCGATGGTGTCAAAAATTCTTACGCTATCCAGGCCGGACGAGAAATACGTGTCATAGTTGAGTCAGAAAAGATAGATGATGCGGAAGCGAGCAAAATATCTCGTGATCTCTCCGGGGAGATAGAGGAAAACCTGGACTATCCCGGCCAGATAAAAGTGGTAGTCATTAGAGAACAAAGAGCTGTAGAATATGCCAAGTAA
- a CDS encoding TIGR00282 family metallophosphoesterase, which translates to MNFLLIGDIVGRAGRRAVRKYLEDLIEKHDIDFVIANGENAAGGFGITKKVAEELFEYGIDCLTMGNHTWKNKNIYKFIDDEPRLIRPLNFAPGIPGRGIGSFLKNGRRIIVVNLIGQIFMQSHDSPFRVIDKNIKSLNMDADIVLVDFHAEATGEKIALARFLDGKVDCVFGTHTHVQTSDAQILPEDTAYISDLGFSGAVESILGMKPQEIIKKHLTGMPTKFKVGTGAVKLEGAIYRHGQNQITPLRIKEDQETREAEV; encoded by the coding sequence ATGAATTTTTTATTGATCGGAGATATAGTAGGAAGAGCCGGGAGAAGAGCGGTGAGAAAATATCTTGAAGATCTTATTGAAAAACACGATATAGATTTCGTTATCGCCAATGGAGAAAACGCTGCAGGCGGCTTTGGAATAACTAAAAAAGTCGCTGAAGAACTTTTTGAATACGGAATAGACTGTCTGACCATGGGGAATCACACATGGAAAAATAAAAACATCTATAAATTTATAGATGATGAACCCAGGTTAATTCGTCCTTTAAATTTTGCTCCGGGAATCCCCGGGCGGGGTATTGGATCTTTTTTGAAAAATGGTAGAAGAATTATTGTGGTTAATCTGATCGGACAAATTTTTATGCAGTCTCACGATTCCCCTTTCAGAGTGATAGATAAAAACATCAAATCTTTGAATATGGATGCGGATATTGTTCTCGTGGATTTTCACGCGGAAGCCACCGGTGAAAAAATAGCGCTGGCGCGTTTTCTGGATGGAAAAGTTGATTGCGTTTTCGGCACTCACACCCATGTTCAGACCAGCGATGCTCAAATTCTGCCCGAAGATACTGCTTATATTAGTGATCTGGGATTTTCAGGTGCGGTCGAGTCGATTCTAGGAATGAAACCACAGGAAATAATTAAAAAACACCTCACCGGCATGCCCACAAAATTTAAGGTAGGAACCGGTGCTGTCAAGCTGGAAGGGGCAATTTACAGGCACGGGCAAAACCAGATTACCCCGTTAAGAATTAAAGAAGATCAGGAAACAAGAGAGGCAGAGGTTTGA